A single Oryctolagus cuniculus chromosome 18, mOryCun1.1, whole genome shotgun sequence DNA region contains:
- the TIMM50 gene encoding mitochondrial import inner membrane translocase subunit TIM50, translating into MAASAALFSRLRSGLRLGARGLCTRLATPPPGAPDQAAAEIGSRGGAKAPGPQQQQPPGSEGPSYAKKVALWLAGLLGAGGTVSIVYIFGNNPVDENGAKIPDEFDNDPILVQQLRRTYKYFKDYRQMIIEPTSPCLLPDPLREPYYQPPYTLVLELTGVLLHPEWSLATGWRFKKRPGIETLFQQLAPLYEIVIFTSETGMTAFPLIDSVDPHGFISYRLFRDATRYMDGHHVKDISCLNRDPARVVVVDCKKEAFRLQPYNGVALRPWDGNSDDRVLLDLSAFLKTIALNGVEDVRTVLEHYALEDDPLEAFKQRQSRLEQEEQQRMAELSKSNKQNLFFGSLTSRLWPRSKQP; encoded by the exons ATGGCGGCCTCGGCGGCGCTGTTCTCGCGCTTGCGGAGCGGGCTCCGGCTCGGCGCGCGGGGGCTGTGCACGCGGTTGGCGACGCCGCCCCCCGGGGCCCCAGACCAG GCTGCTGCGGAAATTGGGAGCCGCGGGGGAGCCAAGGCCCCGggaccacagcagcagcagccgccgggCTCCGAGGGTCCCAGCTATGCCAAGAAAGTCGCGCTCTGGCTTGCTGGGCTGCTTGGGGCCGGCGGGACCGTGAGCATCGTCTACATCTTCG GAAACAACCCTGTGGATGAAAACGGTGCCAAG attCCTGATGAGTTCGACAATG ATCCGATTCTGGTACAGCAGTTGCGCCGGACCTACAAATATTTCAAGGACTACAGACAG ATGATCATCGAGcccaccagcccctgcctcctgccagaCCCCCTACGGGAGCCGTACTACCAGCCGCCCTACACGCTCGTCCTGGAGCTCACTGGTGTCCTCTTGCACCCTGAGTGGTCG ctggccacaggcTGGAGGTTTAAGAAGCGCCCGGGCATCGAGACGCTGTTCCAGCAGCTCGCCCCTCTGTATGAGATCGTCATCTTCACGTCAGAGACCGGCATG ACTGCATTCCCGCTCATCGACAGCGTGGACCCCCACGGCTTCATCTCCTACCGCCTGTTCCGGGATGCCACACGATACATGGATGGGCACCATGTGAAG GACATTTCCTGTCTGAATCGGGACCCAGCCCGCGTGGTGGTTGTGGACTGCAAGAAGGAAGCCTTCCGCCTACAGCCGTACAACGGTGTCGCCCTGCGGCCCTGGGATGGCAACTCCGATGACCGGGTCTTGTTGGACCTGTCTGCCTTTCTCAAGA CCATCGCCCTGAACGGCGTGGAGGACGTGCGCACCGTGCTGGAGCACTACGCCCTGGAGGACGACCCCCTGGAGGCTTTCAAACAGCGCCAGAGCCGGCTAGAGCAG GAGGAACAGCAGCGCATGGCCGAGCTCTCCAAGTCCAACAAGCAGAACCTCTTCTTCGGCTCTCTCACCAGCCGCCTGTGGCCTCGCTCCAAACAGCCCTGA